In Brevibacillus brevis NBRC 100599, a single genomic region encodes these proteins:
- a CDS encoding GNAT family N-acetyltransferase, with protein MQTIQQIAINEDTYLKQLELADAEQLFLLTDSNRENLMEWLPWLNYTKKVEDSRQFIQATIHQYNDNRGIHYGIWYQGRLAGTVGVHTVDWINKKTSIGYWLGAQFQGKGLMTEAVATYLDVLIFGSWDLEKVTIQAATENHKSRSIPERLGFQLEGILRRNEFLYDHYVDHATYSLLKEEWLDWKTDKKS; from the coding sequence ATGCAAACGATCCAACAGATAGCCATCAATGAAGATACGTACTTGAAACAGTTAGAATTAGCTGATGCTGAGCAGTTATTTTTGCTTACGGATTCGAACCGGGAGAATCTTATGGAATGGCTGCCGTGGCTGAATTATACGAAGAAGGTAGAGGATTCTCGCCAATTCATCCAAGCGACGATTCATCAGTACAACGATAATCGCGGCATCCACTACGGTATTTGGTACCAAGGACGTTTGGCTGGTACAGTCGGCGTACATACAGTGGATTGGATCAACAAAAAGACGTCCATTGGCTATTGGCTGGGTGCGCAATTTCAGGGAAAGGGCCTGATGACAGAAGCAGTGGCGACCTACTTGGACGTGTTGATCTTCGGGTCATGGGATTTGGAAAAAGTAACGATTCAGGCTGCTACGGAAAACCACAAGAGCAGATCGATCCCGGAACGATTAGGGTTTCAACTGGAAGGGATACTTCGCCGGAATGAATTCCTTTACGATCATTACGTGGATCATGCCACTTACAGCCTGCTAAAAGAGGAATGGCTTGACTGGAAAACCGATAAAAAATCTTAG
- a CDS encoding ABC transporter ATP-binding protein, whose amino-acid sequence MQTLRQLSWFFRAYWKRYVIGISVLFVIDVLMLWPPKLIGDTVDSIRNSSLTDADLTQTVVILLVLGVSLYGLRFLWRYLLNGGALILERTLRERLFAHLTRMTPSFFHRKRSGDLMAVATNDIPAIEQTASTGVLTLVDALFMTVLTLGVMVTAIDWKLTLAALIPMPFLAWSTAYYGKLLHDRFYLAQEAFGEMNDHVQQSVSGVRVLRAFVQEKADIEAYRRVSEKTLERNVSVSRIDALFEPTIAIIIGFSFLIGLGYGTYLVFTSAISLGDLVAFNLYLGLLIWPMFAFGWLVNVLQRGGASHKRFTELMVEQPDVTEAANPVTSQIANTVEARHFSFTYPGTDKPALTDISFRLGEGETLGIVGRTGSGKSTLCRALLHQYQMKEQVLLIGGIPIEGLAFDTLREKIGYVPQEHLLFSRTIAENVAFGKPQATTEEVMHALELAEMKRDLAQFREGLQTMVGEKGVTLSGGQKQRISIARALLMDAGILILDDSLSAVDARTEESILRHLRQERADKTTIITAHRLSAVQHAQLILVLDEGRIVEQGTHDELMHRNGWYAEQYRRQQMEHDVAG is encoded by the coding sequence ATGCAGACACTTCGGCAATTATCTTGGTTTTTTCGTGCCTATTGGAAGAGATACGTCATTGGAATCTCTGTGCTGTTTGTCATCGATGTTCTCATGCTATGGCCGCCGAAATTAATCGGGGATACGGTCGATTCGATTCGCAACAGTTCCCTGACGGACGCTGACTTGACGCAAACAGTGGTCATCTTGCTCGTATTGGGCGTGAGCTTGTATGGGTTGCGGTTTCTCTGGCGGTACTTGTTAAATGGGGGAGCCTTGATTCTGGAGCGAACACTTCGCGAGCGACTGTTTGCCCATTTGACCAGAATGACCCCGTCGTTTTTTCATCGCAAACGCAGTGGTGATCTGATGGCCGTGGCTACCAATGACATTCCCGCCATTGAACAAACAGCGAGTACAGGGGTGCTTACGCTTGTCGATGCGTTGTTCATGACCGTGTTAACGCTAGGCGTCATGGTGACCGCGATTGATTGGAAGCTGACGCTGGCTGCGCTGATCCCGATGCCGTTTTTGGCTTGGTCAACGGCGTACTATGGAAAGCTGCTGCATGATCGCTTTTACTTGGCACAGGAAGCCTTCGGAGAGATGAATGATCATGTTCAACAATCCGTATCGGGCGTTCGGGTATTGAGAGCATTTGTTCAGGAAAAGGCCGATATTGAGGCATATCGCCGGGTCAGTGAAAAAACGTTGGAGCGAAATGTGAGCGTTTCACGGATTGACGCGCTGTTTGAGCCGACGATCGCGATTATTATTGGCTTCAGCTTTTTGATCGGGCTGGGCTATGGCACGTATTTGGTGTTCACTAGCGCTATCTCCTTAGGGGATTTGGTTGCGTTCAATTTATACCTGGGACTTTTAATTTGGCCGATGTTCGCTTTTGGTTGGCTGGTTAATGTGTTGCAGCGCGGTGGCGCATCCCACAAACGCTTTACAGAGCTAATGGTGGAGCAGCCAGATGTGACGGAAGCAGCGAATCCAGTCACGAGCCAAATCGCCAATACCGTAGAAGCACGCCATTTTTCTTTTACGTATCCAGGCACTGACAAGCCAGCACTCACCGACATCTCGTTTCGTTTGGGTGAAGGAGAGACGCTTGGGATTGTCGGGAGGACGGGAAGCGGCAAGTCGACGTTGTGTCGTGCCTTGTTGCATCAATATCAGATGAAGGAACAAGTCCTGTTAATCGGGGGCATCCCGATCGAAGGACTCGCTTTTGATACGCTGCGGGAAAAAATCGGCTATGTGCCTCAGGAGCATTTGCTGTTTTCACGGACGATTGCCGAAAATGTTGCATTCGGGAAACCACAAGCGACGACCGAGGAAGTGATGCATGCGCTGGAGCTTGCGGAGATGAAGAGAGATTTGGCCCAATTCAGAGAGGGCTTGCAAACCATGGTTGGAGAGAAGGGGGTCACCCTCTCTGGGGGGCAAAAACAGCGGATTTCTATTGCACGCGCTCTTTTGATGGATGCGGGGATTCTGATTCTCGACGATTCACTATCGGCTGTGGACGCGCGGACAGAGGAGAGTATCCTTCGTCATCTGCGACAGGAGCGCGCGGATAAAACGACCATTATTACTGCTCATCGTCTGTCTGCCGTACAGCACGCACAGCTGATTCTCGTGCTGGATGAGGGGCGGATCGTCGAGCAGGGGACACATGACGAGCTGATGCACCGCAACGGCTGGTATGCAGAGCAGTACCGTCGTCAGCAAATGGAGCATGATGTGGCTGGTTGA